TTGTGGGGCGCGGGGGCGCGGCCGGAATGGCATGACGAGGCGGCGTGCGCCGATCAGCCGGAGCTCTTCTACTCGAAGTCGGGCAAGTGGGCGCACAACGTCGAGGACGCTCGCAAGGTCTGCAACGCCTGCCCGGTGCGGACGGAGTGCCTGCGGGATGTCATCGGCTGGGAGTCGGCCCGGTCGATGCCTTCGGCGGCGATCGCGGGTGTGGCCGGGGGCATGACCGCTGAGGAACGCAAGACGCTGTATTCCCGGTTCAAGGTCAAGCCGAGTGGGCGTCCCCCGCGCTCACCGAAGAATCCGCAGTAACCACAGATTCCGTCCTGTTCGGACGGTGCATGTGAGGGGGTGTCGTGGATTGCGTGAGTGGGGCACCGAGTGGGGTTCGGAGGTTGAGCCGGAAGGACAGGGGTGGTCGCGTCCGGGGTTGGTGCCTGCCCCGGATGTGGACAAGTTGGGGTTGTGCACGGAGTGCGGGGAGCCGGAGGAAGCGCACGTGACCGGGGGTGTGGTGAGCGTGCGGGAGTTCCACCGCGCGGGGGCAGGGGGCCGGTACAGCGATGAAGTGGAGTAATCGAGGAAAGGGGGATCAGGTGGCTGACGTGCACGTCATATCGACGGCGTTGTCGGAATTGCTGGCCAGTAGCGGTGATGTGGCCCGGATGGTGCGGGGCGAGATGTTCTTTCACCTGGCACAGGTCCTCGACCTGGTGGTCGAGGCGGCCACGTCCTTGGGTGGCGATGCGGAGTTCGTGGAGCGGGTGCGCGCCTATTCCCAGCAGTGCCGGGAGCAGGGCCGGGCGATTCTGGGTGAGGTCGCGTGATGGCCGATCCGGACAACGATGCGCAGGTCTTGGACCTGGTGGAGCGGATCGCGGCAGCACTGAACCGGGATGAGGGTTGTCAGGTGCTGGTGGTGCGGCTGGCTCGGCGTGCGGGGTGGACGCAGGCTCGGCGACTGGTGCTCTCCCGGGTGCACCGGGACGGCCGTGTGGCCTCCGTCGGGGCGGCGTGACGGCTTCGTGCGGTGCCGAACGGCACTGGCTCATCGTGGTGTGGGAATCGGACACGGAGCTGATCGTGGTGGTGTGCATCCGGTGCGGGCACCGGCTGTTGTCCGCTCACGAATCGCAAGGGTCGTTCGTGTGGGAGTACATGCGCGCCAACAACAACGGCGGCGACTGAGGGTGAGACAGAAACGGGGGTGAAGGAGTCATGGCGGCGACGATCGGTGAGACGTGGCGGGTGGTCACGGACCCGGATGCGCTGATGGAAGCCTCGGTTCAGGCGGGCCGGATTCTGCGGTATCTGGAGGCGGCGGATCACGTGTGCTCGCGGACCTGGAACGTCTTCGAAGAGGCGCTTCCGCCTGCTGTTGAGGAAAGTTACCGGGCGGCCCGTAACGCGTTGTGGGGCGTGAAGGGGGATGTGTCGGTGGTGCGGGAGCGGC
This portion of the Saccharopolyspora antimicrobica genome encodes:
- a CDS encoding WhiB family transcriptional regulator, producing the protein MADGPDLCALWWSLFARRLWGAGARPEWHDEAACADQPELFYSKSGKWAHNVEDARKVCNACPVRTECLRDVIGWESARSMPSAAIAGVAGGMTAEERKTLYSRFKVKPSGRPPRSPKNPQ